The DNA window AAGATAAGGGCGGCTGACACAGTTTGGACAGATTATTTATGTGCGCGAAGTTCAGTTCTGGCTAAGGCGTCGGCTGCCCGATTTTGAGAATCTGGAATCCATTTGATAAAACAAAAATCAAATTGGTCGCCGAGTTCAAGCGCGTGTAAAAGCAATGGCTTAAACTTAGCATTTTTGATGCCTCTTTTTTCAAAAGCGTTTACCGCTACTTGGGAATCAGATTTAATCGATACCATTCCAGATGTTAACCCTATTGCTAGTTCCAATCCCTTTACGAGCGCGGTGAATTCCGCAGTATGG is part of the Planococcus kocurii genome and encodes:
- a CDS encoding ribonuclease HI family protein, yielding MLEVFVDAATAGSPQVSAVGVFIRGEGHLIHWSEYVGEMDNHTAEFTALVKGLELAIGLTSGMVSIKSDSQVAVNAFEKRGIKNAKFKPLLLHALELGDQFDFCFIKWIPDSQNRAADALARTELRAHK